One Stenotrophomonas maltophilia R551-3 genomic window, CCGCGAACTGCGTGGAACGAATGGTTTCGGCTACAACCCGGTGTTCCTGGATACCACCCACGGCCTGACCGCCGCGGAGATGGAGCCGGCACTGAAGAACGCCATCAGCCACCGTGCCCTCGCCCTGCAACAGCTCAAGCAGCAGCTGGCGACGCTGTACTGACGCCACCCGATCGAACCAGGGAAGCCGGCCAGCGGCCGGCACTACCGAAGAAGCCCATGCCGCACGCCCACGACCACTGCAACCACCTGCCCGGCGAAGCCTGCTCCGCTGACCACGACAGCCCGCCGCGACTGGTGCCACCGCCGCTGTCGCTGTACGTGCACCTGCCGTGGTGCGTGCGCAAATGCCCGTACTGCGATTTCAATTCGCACCAGGCCAAGGGCGAGCTGCCGTTCGATGCCTACATCGATGCGCTGCTGCGCGACCTCGACCAGGACCTGCCGCTGGTCTGGGGCCGGGTGGTGCACAGCGTGTTCTTCGGTGGTGGTACGCCCAGCCTGTTCCCGCCGGAAGCGATCGACCGCTTCCTGCAGCAGGCCAGCGCACGCCTGCGCTTCGCGCCCAATGCCGAAATCACCCTGGAAACCAACCCGGGCACCGCCGAACACGGCCGCTTCGACCGCTATCGCGCAGCCGGCGTGAACCGCCTCAGCTTCGGCATCCAGAGTTTCGACGATGCGATGCTCAAGCGCCTGGGCCGCATCCACGACAGTGGCGAGGCCGAGCGCGCGGTGAAAATGGCGCAGGACGCGGGCTATGACAACTTCAACATCGACCTGATGTACGCACTGCCGGAACAGACCCTGGCCGGTGCCGAGGCTGATCTGGAACGCGCGTTCGCGCTGCAGCCGGCGCACATCTCGCACTACCAGCTGACCCTGGAACCGAACACGGTGTTCTTCGCGCGGCCGCCGCAGGGCATTCCCGATGAAGACAACGCCTGGGACATGCAGGAGCACTGCCAGGCGCTGCTGGCGCAGGCCGGTTTCGGCCAGTACGAAGTCAGTGCCTACGCCCGCCCCGGCCGGCAGAGCGCGCACAACCTGAACTACTGGCGCTTTGGCGACTATCTCGGCATCGGTGCCGGCGCGCACGGCAAGATCAGCTCCGGTGCCGAGGAACACGTGCTGCGGCGTTGGAAACTGAAGCATCCGCAGGCCTACCTGGACAGCGCTGGCACGCCAGCCTCGTTCGGCGGTGACGAGGTGATCGCGCCCGAGCGCCTGCCGTTCGAGTACATGCTGAATCTGCTGCGCCTGCATGAAGGCTTTGGCCTGCGCGATTTCGAGTCGCGCACCGGGCTGCCGCGCAGCGTGCTCGATGCGCCGCTGGCCGAGGCCGTGCAGCGCGGTTGGCTGGACGTGACGGATGGCCATGTGCAGCCGACCGAGCTGGGCCGGCGTTTCACCAACGATGTGGTGAGCCTGTTCCTGGAGGAATGATCCCTTCCGCCGTAACGGGTAGTGCCGGCCGCTGGCCGGCAATCCGATAAAGACAGAGTTGCCGGCCAGCGGCCGGCACTACCGTTCATCCACCGGGCATGGCCCGGCGAACAAGGTGCACATTCACCCTAAAGTAGCGCCGACAGCGGCCGACACGGTAGATTCACCAGATCGATCCGCGGGAATCCGGGTACCGCCTGCCGATGTCAGCTGTCTTTTCCATCACTCCTGCCGACAAGAACCGCCTGGCCGCCAGCGACCTGCCACCGCGGGTGCGCGAACTGCTGGGCGCGTTGATCGGCCTGTGCCGGCAAACGCTGGCCGCGCCGCTGATCCTGACCGTCGAAGCGCTGGAGCAGACCCTGCTGCACGACGCCGACCGCGCGCGCAATCCGCAGCAGCAGTCCGAACTGATGGCCCAGCGCGGCCAGCTGCACACCTTCTCCGGTCACTTCGCCGACCGCATGCTTGATGCCGTTGCCGAAGCACTGGCACGCCTGCGCGAGCCGGCTGCCGCCGCCACGAGCAGCGCGGCTCCGCCACCGCTGCCCGGCATGCTGGGGCTGTCGCTGGTGGCCGAGCATGACGTCGACCGCGACCTGCTGCTGACCGAGATGGTGCGGCGGGAAACCCTGCGCTCGACCAACACGCTGAACCTGCTGGGCCAACGCCTGGGCGTGCTGGCGGCAGCGCCGGCTTTCGAAGCCGACACCCTGCCACTGGCGCCGCAGGCGCTGTGCGTGATGGTGCGCAGACTGGCCGAACAGGATGCGCTTGGCGCCGAGGTGCAGCTGGCGCTGTACCGCAGCTTCGAACGGCAGGTGCTGGAGCGGCTGGGTGATGTACTCGACCGCGCCAATGCACTGCTGGCCCAGCACGGCGTGCTGCCGGGGCTGGTCTACACCCCCTATCTGGCGCGTTCCTCGAGCACGCGGCGGATCATCACCCAGTCGGTGGGTGGCGGCCGCACCACGCAGCCCGCAAAACGCGCCGCTGCGCCACTGACCGGCTGGAACGGTTCGGCCCCCTCGGGCTCCTGGTCGAGCCTGGTGCAGGACGCCTTCAACGAGGGCGGCGCTGCCGGCCCCGCCACCACGCCTGGATTGACCACGTCCACCGGCAGCGCACTGCATGAGCTGTTGCAGCAGGCACGCCATGCCAGCGCCGCACCCGCGGACAGCGGCGCCGTACCCAGCGCTGCGGTGGACGCCATACTCGCGCGCCTGCAGGCCCAGTCCAGTGCCGCCACCGGCGTGGCCGACCTGCAGGCCGCCGTCGTCGCCCAGCTGCGCAGCGAGCACGGCGCGCAGGCCCAGCTCGGCAGCCACGACCGCGACAACCTCGACCTGCTGCGCCTGTTGATGCAGCAGGTGCAACAGCAACAGCGCCCCGACCCGGTGCCCGCCGCATTGCTGGCGCGCCTGCAGGTACCGCTGGCGCGTGCTGCGATGGCCGACCCGGGCTTCTTCGTACGCGACGAACATCCCGCGCGCGAGCTGCTCAACCAGATCGCCGAGGTCGGCGCCAACTGGCTGGGCGACGATGATGTCGACCCGCAGCTGCTGCAGCGCATGGCGCAGAGCGTGCAGGGCCTGCTCGGCCAGGATGCACGCGCGCCGGAAGCCTTCGCCGCTGCCAATGAAGATGTGCAGCAGCACCAGCGTGCCGCCGCGCATCGTGCCGAACTGGCCGAACGCCGTCACGTGGAAGCTGCACGCGGCAAGGAACGGCTGGAACTGGCCCGGCGCCAGGCCAGCGCCCGCATCGATCAGTGCTGCGATGCGCAGGAGCCACCGCGCTTCGTGCAGACCCTGTTGCGCCAGGCCTGGGCCGATGCCCTGACCCTGACCCGGCTGCGCCATGGCGACGACTCACCACAGTGGCAGGAGCGCCTGCAGCAGACCGAGCGCATCGCAGCGGTGACCGCACAGCCGGTAGATACCGCTGTCGGCACCGATACGGTGCTGGCCGCCGAGGTCGAAGCAGCCTTGCTGCAGGTTGGCTACCACGCCGAGGAAGCCGCTGCCGTCGCCCGCCGCCTGGCCACGCCCGGTGGCGAGGATGACAGCACCTCGCGTACCGAACTCAGCGCCCGCCTGAAGGCACGCGCGCGCCTGGGTGAACATGCCGGCACGACCGCCGGTACCGCTGCCGACGCACCGCGCAGCGATTCCGAAGAAGCGGCGTACCAGCAACTGTCGACGCTGCCGTTCGGCAGCTGGTTCGATATCGACAACGACGACGGCACCCTTCGCCGCCAGCGACTGTCCTGGTACAGCCTGCTGACTGGCCACGCGTTGCTGGTCAACGCACGCGGGCAGAAGATCGCCGATACCGACCTGGATACGTTGGCCCGGCAGATCAGCGCTGGCCATGCGCAACTGGTCACCGAGGACAAGGGCCGGCTGGTCGACCGCGCCTGGCAGGCCAGCCTTGGCGCATTGCGCACATTGGCCGGTGATCGCACGCAGGAGACCCACGCATGAAACCCGTCCCGCCGCAGGACACGCGCCGCGCACCGCGCCGCCAGGTCTCGGACCTGGTGCCGGTCACCGACCAGATGCGCGAATGCGTGGTCGGCCGCCTCGGCAATGTCTCCGAGACCGGCATGCTGATGCTGGCCAGCGCCCCGCTGCGCGAAGATGCGCTGTACCAGCTGCGCTTCCCGCTGCCGATGGGTGATGGCCGCCAGGAAGCGATCGATGTCGGCGTGCATCTGCTGTGGAGCGAGCCGGCGCACGTACCTGGACAGAGCTGGACCGGCTTCCGCTTCCTGACCCTGTCACGTGAACATCGGCAGCTGCTGCGCCAGTGGGTGGGCGAGGACAGCGACGAGGGACCGCTTTCGACGGCCTGAGTGCCGGTTCCGGCACAGCGGTTTTTCGCGGTATGCGGCAGAATCTAGGGCCGTTTTCCGTGTCGAGCCACCGCAATGATCCAGCAAGACCCCGGCGCCCTGTATTCCGACCACCTGGCCGTGCTGTTCCGACGCGCCGAACAGGCACTGGCCCGCGGCGGCTTCGACCATCTGGTGGTGCCCAGCGGTACCCTGCACTACCAGGTGTTCGACGACCGCGACTACCCGTACGCGGTGAACCCGCAGTTCAAGGCCTGGCTGCCGCTGACCCGCGTGCCCAACAGCTGGATCGTGTTCACCCCGGGCAAGCGCCCGGCGGTGCTTTTCCACCAGCCCTTCGACTACTGGCACGTGGTGCCGGACGCACCCAGCGGCTGGTGGGTGGAGCACTTCGACATCCACATCATCCGCAAGCCCGAAGAGGCGCTGGCGCTGCTGCCGGCCGATCCGTCGCGCTGCGCGATCCTCGGCGAGCCGCAGAGCGCGCTGGGCAGTTATGTGCCGAACAACCCGGCACCGGTGGTGAACTACCTGGAATGGCACCGCGGCAGCAAGACGCCGTATGAAATCGCGTTGATGCGCCAGGCGCAGGTGCTGGGCGTGCGCGGCCATCGCGCCGCCGAGGCTGCGTTCCGCAACGGCGCCGACGAGTTCAGCATCCACATGGCGTACTGCCAGGCCGTGGGCCAGGATGCCACCGAGCTGCCGTACGGCAACATCGTGGCGCTGAACGAACACGCCGCCGTGCTGCATTACACCGAGCTGGGCCGCAAGGCGCCGCAGCCGCTGCGCAGCTTCCTGATCGATGCCGGCGCCAGCGCGCACGGCTACGCCAGCGACATCACCCGTACCTACGCCGCGCGCGGCCACGACGAGTTCGCGGCGATGATCGCTGCTGTCGATGCCGCGCAGCAGCAGATGTGCGCGGCGGTGCGCCCGGGCTTCGACTACAAGCAGCTGCACGTGGACGCGCACCTTTCGCTGATGGGCGTACTGAAGGACTTCGGCGTGATCAAGGTGTCGCCGCAGACC contains:
- the hemW gene encoding radical SAM family heme chaperone HemW, coding for MPHAHDHCNHLPGEACSADHDSPPRLVPPPLSLYVHLPWCVRKCPYCDFNSHQAKGELPFDAYIDALLRDLDQDLPLVWGRVVHSVFFGGGTPSLFPPEAIDRFLQQASARLRFAPNAEITLETNPGTAEHGRFDRYRAAGVNRLSFGIQSFDDAMLKRLGRIHDSGEAERAVKMAQDAGYDNFNIDLMYALPEQTLAGAEADLERAFALQPAHISHYQLTLEPNTVFFARPPQGIPDEDNAWDMQEHCQALLAQAGFGQYEVSAYARPGRQSAHNLNYWRFGDYLGIGAGAHGKISSGAEEHVLRRWKLKHPQAYLDSAGTPASFGGDEVIAPERLPFEYMLNLLRLHEGFGLRDFESRTGLPRSVLDAPLAEAVQRGWLDVTDGHVQPTELGRRFTNDVVSLFLEE
- a CDS encoding DUF1631 family protein; the protein is MSAVFSITPADKNRLAASDLPPRVRELLGALIGLCRQTLAAPLILTVEALEQTLLHDADRARNPQQQSELMAQRGQLHTFSGHFADRMLDAVAEALARLREPAAAATSSAAPPPLPGMLGLSLVAEHDVDRDLLLTEMVRRETLRSTNTLNLLGQRLGVLAAAPAFEADTLPLAPQALCVMVRRLAEQDALGAEVQLALYRSFERQVLERLGDVLDRANALLAQHGVLPGLVYTPYLARSSSTRRIITQSVGGGRTTQPAKRAAAPLTGWNGSAPSGSWSSLVQDAFNEGGAAGPATTPGLTTSTGSALHELLQQARHASAAPADSGAVPSAAVDAILARLQAQSSAATGVADLQAAVVAQLRSEHGAQAQLGSHDRDNLDLLRLLMQQVQQQQRPDPVPAALLARLQVPLARAAMADPGFFVRDEHPARELLNQIAEVGANWLGDDDVDPQLLQRMAQSVQGLLGQDARAPEAFAAANEDVQQHQRAAAHRAELAERRHVEAARGKERLELARRQASARIDQCCDAQEPPRFVQTLLRQAWADALTLTRLRHGDDSPQWQERLQQTERIAAVTAQPVDTAVGTDTVLAAEVEAALLQVGYHAEEAAAVARRLATPGGEDDSTSRTELSARLKARARLGEHAGTTAGTAADAPRSDSEEAAYQQLSTLPFGSWFDIDNDDGTLRRQRLSWYSLLTGHALLVNARGQKIADTDLDTLARQISAGHAQLVTEDKGRLVDRAWQASLGALRTLAGDRTQETHA
- a CDS encoding PilZ domain-containing protein codes for the protein MKPVPPQDTRRAPRRQVSDLVPVTDQMRECVVGRLGNVSETGMLMLASAPLREDALYQLRFPLPMGDGRQEAIDVGVHLLWSEPAHVPGQSWTGFRFLTLSREHRQLLRQWVGEDSDEGPLSTA
- the pepQ gene encoding Xaa-Pro dipeptidase, whose amino-acid sequence is MIQQDPGALYSDHLAVLFRRAEQALARGGFDHLVVPSGTLHYQVFDDRDYPYAVNPQFKAWLPLTRVPNSWIVFTPGKRPAVLFHQPFDYWHVVPDAPSGWWVEHFDIHIIRKPEEALALLPADPSRCAILGEPQSALGSYVPNNPAPVVNYLEWHRGSKTPYEIALMRQAQVLGVRGHRAAEAAFRNGADEFSIHMAYCQAVGQDATELPYGNIVALNEHAAVLHYTELGRKAPQPLRSFLIDAGASAHGYASDITRTYAARGHDEFAAMIAAVDAAQQQMCAAVRPGFDYKQLHVDAHLSLMGVLKDFGVIKVSPQTALETGVSAAFFPHGIGHLIGLQVHDVAGFAASDEGGRIERPAGHPYLRLTRVLEPGMVVTIEPGLYFIDMLLNEVKDAGHGDAINWDRVDFFRPYGGIRIEDEVLCTEGEADNLTRPVFAAANG